One stretch of Urocitellus parryii isolate mUroPar1 chromosome 12, mUroPar1.hap1, whole genome shotgun sequence DNA includes these proteins:
- the LOC144249753 gene encoding uncharacterized protein C2orf78-like — protein sequence MHSLASATHASSRVISSSFVSTIDVTSSLTMSENFQNSSLHGNADSLQLSLPVVTNAASLTGSVCNFSRASAPAATSAWLLPSTCGTSFQPLMGSASLYQHASTAMVSGVTGRNQTPMAPAPCPSISEWYIPGSAEKSSSSLRDFNLTVRLRQITADSSLSMAFQDDKTSEANVMIPGYPLLSGRLVQVTLPQIPNQGHCLSLPHQEGSQVYYYDQSSLGTLLSGEHWPCLQSYGSVPYAGSSAAAPQPEMVTVLKEVQPTNALPSVPTPVTYYSVSTQSIEGTNFQGMETSLGMEASLGLQPPSQTFCLPQPPEFSYICNNRKSQISEKNSQTELGDISTITPVQSSTDFLALPPNQSQKQTEIKNLCEINTMLTEPLDAYQIAMENQDPPLLPLDIPEIHRLLASVGPLDQEEKPHSENTLLERSSLSLEDQGTLENGTEFSSCFGDLTALLGDIQLPELFDSLKDLDQAESPTITNSNDTRSIMVNQGQEITSALKGPSDPVRNKKHKASESPHGTPQAKMQLRDLEGALGGEVAHRDTDSSRANVHTAKHSNSKAQEAASSRNSKAKGHGQEKTKRTREKNSKKAEERKQPGNRVQAEEKTTVPKLMRKRNQPELCQESFKKPRSCLGMHMVESVQVFHALGKKNDKKTGLSSSRAPGNSGSTQDPRTCPAMKPRLVVKGPEKSQVKAQNPDISAEGEGPAPSIYEPPPPGKVKLVPLPFLTQEKPPPRPVINRRPQSLTSRRPTGAYPAQPGPASSAQPMAVNTSQPATANPSWIRPAKPAHPVLTHAIQSRVSASTQPSVPWSAASGPAPYKTSSCTSLHWQPIPRVGTKPQSQPPKPQNQYLLQDFALQPIPWRKPNVAGQVVSTPITKQQRPEREAMKKKAQQERENAAKYTALGRVQCFIEREREMEISRFYGYTM from the exons ATGCATTCTCTAGCCTCAGCCACCCACGCATCCTCTAGGGTGATCTCCTCATCCTTTGTATCTACAATTGATGTGACCTCTTCTCTGACCATGTCAG aaaatttccaaaattcttcTTTACATGGAAATGCTGATTCTCTgcagctctctcttcctgtggtgaCCAATGCAGCTTCCCTGACAGGAAGTGTCTGCAACTtctccagagcctctgctccAGCTGCCACTTCAGCATGGTTACTGCCCTCAACCTGTGGCACCTCCTTCCAGCCACTCATGGGCAGTGCCTCCCTTTATCAACATGCTAGCACAGCCATGGTGTCTGGGGTTACTGGCCGGAACCAGACTCCCATGGCACCTGCCCCCTGTCCAAGTATCTCTGAGTGGTATATCCCAGGAAGTGCTGAAAAGAGCTCATCTTCACTCAGGGACTTTAATCTGACTGTCAGGTTAAGGCAGATTACAGCAGATTCTTCCCTATCTATGGCATTCCAGGATGACAAAACTTCCGAAGCCAATGTCATGATCCCTGGGTATCCACTACTATCGGGTAGGCTTGTCCAGGTGACACTACCTCAGATTCCAAATCAAGGACATTGCCTCTCACTACCCCACCAAGAAGGAAGCCAGGTCTACTACTATGATCAAAGCTCTCTGGGGACTCTGCTCTCTGGAGAACATTGGCCCTGCCTGCAATCCTATGGCTCTGTGCCATATGCAGGAAGTAGTGCCGCTGCCCCTCAACCAGAAATGGTGACAGTGCTAAAGGAAGTTCAGCCCACAAATGCCCTACCATCAGTCCCTACACCTGTGACCTACTACTCTGTGTCCACTCAGAGTATAGAAGGAACAAATTTTCAAG GGATGGAAACTTCCCTAGGGATGGAGGCTTCCTTGGGATTGCAACCTCCAAGTCAGACATTTTGTCTTCCACAGCCTCCAGAATTCTCATACATCTGCAATAACAGAAAAAGCCAAATAAGTGAGAAAAACTCACAAACTGAACTTGGGGACATTTCCACAATCACTCCAGTCCAGAGTTCCACTGATTTCTTGGCATTGCCCCCAAATCAAAGCCAGAAACAAACAGAGATTAAGAATTTGTGTGAGATTAACACCATGCTCACAGAGCCGCTGGATGCCTACCAAATTGCCATGGAGAACCAGGATCCTCCACTACTCCCTTTAGACATCCCAGAAATCCACCGGCTTCTGGCCTCCGTTGGTCCTCTGGACCAAGAGGAGAAGCCACATTCTGAAAATACCCTTCTAGAAAGGAGTAGCTTGAGTCTTGAGGACCAAGGCACACTTGAAAATGGGACTGAATTTAGCAGTTGTTTTGGAGACCTCACTGCACTGCTGGGGGATATTCAACTTCCTGAGCTTTTCGATTCCTTGAAAGACCTTGACCAAGCTGAGAGTCCCACAATAACAAATTCCAATGACACCAGATCCATCATGGTGAATCAGGGGCAGGAAATCACAAGTGCCTTAAAGGGTCCTAGTGATCCAGTGAGGAACAAAAAACATAAAGCCTCAGAGTCTCCTCATGGAACTCCTCAGGCCAAAATGCAGCTAAGGGACCTAGAGGGTGCATTAGGAGGAGAAGTTGCTCACAGGGATACAGACAGCAGTAGGGCCAATGTGCACACAGCCAAGCACTCTAACAGCAAAGCTCAGGAAGCTGCATCCAGCAGGAACAGCAAGGCTAAGGGCCATGGGCAGGAAAAGACCAAGAGAAccagggaaaaaaattccaagaaagcCGAGGAGAGGAAGCAGCCAGGCAACAGAGTCCAGGCGGAAGAGAAGACAACTGTGCCCAAACTAATGCGGAAGAGGAACCAACCTGAGCTTTGCCAGGAGTCCTTTAAAAAGCCTCGGAGCTGTCTCGGCATGCACATGGTGGAGTCGGTGCAGGTTTTCCACGCACTGGGGAAGAAGAATGACAAGAAAACTGGGCTCTCTTCCTCCCGGGCCCCGGGAAACTCAGGCAGTACCCAAGACCCCCGTACATGCCCAGCTATGAAACCAAGGCTGGTGGTTAAGGGTCCTGAGAAATCACAAGTCAAAGCCCAGAATCCAGATATCAGTGCTGAAGGAGAGGGTCCCGCTCCATCCATTTATGAGCCTCCACCACCTGGGAAGGTCAAATTGGTACCTTTGCCTTTTCTGACCCAGGAGAAACCTCCACCTCGACCAGTAATCAATAGGAGGCCACAGTCTCTGACCTCACGGAGACCCACTGGGGCTtaccctgcccagcctggccctgctaGCTCAGCTCAACCCATGGCAGTCAACACATCCCAACCAGCTACTGCCAACCCATCTTGGATTCGTCCTGCCAAGCCAGCTCACCCCGTTTTGACTCATGCCATTCAGTCACGTGTGAGCGCTTCTACCCAGCCTAGTGTCCCTTGGTCTGCTGCTTCTGGGCCTGCACCCTACAAAACATCATCTTGTACTTCTCTTCATTGGCAACCCATTCCCAGGGTTGGGACCAAGCCCCAGTCACAACCGCCCAAGCCTCAAAACCAATATCTCCTCCAAGACTTTGCCTTACAACCAATTCCATGGAGGAAACCCAATGTTGCTGGGCAAGTAGTATCAACTCCCATCACCAAACAGCAGAGGCCAGAGCGGGAAGCCATGAAGAAGAAGGCTCAACAAGAGCGTGAGAATGCTGCCAAGTACACTGCTTTGGGGAGAGTGCAGTGTTTcattgagagggaaagagagatggagattTCTCGCTTCTATGGCTACACAATGTAA